CCAATCCCCAATCCCTAATCCCCCAAAAGTAAATCCAATTTATCACTAGCAACTTGCGTTATTAAAATAAAGTATCGAGATCGATCGCTCTAAGTGGTAGCTCGTCTGATACTGATATTGCAGATTTTTCTAGTTTAGCTGCTAAAGCAATACTTTCTAACATTTCTGTAGCTGAGGGAAAGCGCTTTTGTGGTAGTTTTTGTAAGGCTTTAGTAATAATTTTTTTGATTAGGAAAGGTACTGTTGATGGCACTTCTACGGGTTGGTTGAGATGAGCTACCATCAGTTTACCAGGAAGCCCAGAAAAAGGGCGATCGCCTACGATCATTTCAAATAACATTACTCCAACCGCATACAAGTCAGAAGTGGGGGAATATTTGCCATAATAGCGTTCTGGAGCCATATAAGCTGGCGAACCTGTTACCCCCATCAATTCAGTTTTTTCGTCATGAATTAGTCGAGCTATGCCAAAATCAGAAATCATGGATTTCTGTCTGAGATTATCTTGAGATAATAAAATATTTTCAGGTTTTAAATCGCAGTGAACAATTCCTTTACTGTGGGCATATTCTAATCCACTTAAAATATTACTAGTTACTTCCAAAGCTTGCTCTAAGCTGAGCTTTTCTTGAGCATCTAACCACTCTCGTAAATTACCTCCTTCACAGTAATCCATGACTATATAGCGGGCAAATTTTGTGTGTTTAATTCCTTGGCAAGTAACAATATTAGGATGTTGTAAACTGACTAAAAAATGGACTTCTCTTAAAAATTTATGGGTGGGAAACTTATGATATTCAATTTCTTTTAATGCTACAATATTGCCTGTATTAATATCTACAGCACGAAACACTTTGCCAAATTGACCTTGACCAAGAAGTTTAGTAATTTGGTATTGTGAAACTATAATTTGAGGAACTTCCATATCCATAAGTCATCTGAAATTTATTGCCCAATGCCCAATGCCCAATGCCCAATGCCCAATGCCCAATGCCCAATGCCCAATTATCTCAGCAGCAGTGATTTTTGTTTCTCTGTGAGCGCGCTTTTTTCGAGCATATCTGGTAAATTACTCAATACAAAACTAAGCTGCTCCAAAAAATTTTTGATCCACTGTTTCATTAAAGTTTTTTGATCGGTAGTTAGTTTTTGTTGTGGATTTCCTATAAACATAATTTGGTGGCTTTTACTAATCTGAAACTGAGATAGCCAATTGTCATCAGGGCGACTCTTTTCTAAATGCTTAATGGTCATAGTTTGACCGATGTATTTGTGACAAAAGATAGTCATCTCATTGAGAGCATTAACTAACTCTTGTATAGTCGCATCTTCTTGAGTTGATTTCAGCGCATTTCCATAAATTGATGTAGCTATATTGAATTTTTTAGTTGACTGAGTTAGTTCACTTTTAACTAGCTTTTCAAAAATAGCAATTACTTGTTGATAGTCTTGTTTGATGGCTAACTGTAAGTTGGCAATATGAGGAGGTTTAAATACCTCACTTTGAGTCAAAATAATTAAGGGTGGAAAGGGAAATTCGATGTACATCTGGGCGTAATGTCCCATGACTGTAAATTGCGAGTGATTGGGGTTTTGGACATATTCCTGAAGATTATTGCGGATGATTTGGGATATTGCTTGTTTTTCCCAATCTGAAAGCCGCCTTTTGGTAAATATATGAAGCTGGCTATTTGATTCCCAGATAGCTACCCCCGTTATACCGGAGGTTTGCCAGAAAGTGGTAACTATTTCCTGTGTCATGGCTGAAATTGCTGATAAAAAGCGCAAGAAAACCGCATCTCTTAAAAGATCAAAGAGTGCGGAGGTAAAGATTGATTATAGGAGTTACGCACTTAACTGTAGTGCAGGGGGATGAGGCACTGACAGGATGAGAGGCTGAGAGGTTGGGGGGAAAAGATGGCTACAATCTGACTGCATTCCCTCCCCTATGCTCCGTTGCTCCTCTGCTCCCCTGTTCCTAATAGATCTAACTAAATAAGCCTTGTACAGTCGTTGGCTCAAGTTGAAAAGAATGCTCTAAGAGGCGTAATTCATGCAGATTTTTGGTCAAATCTCTAGTTTGGTGATAGCTATCAATATCTCCTCGATTGAAGAACAGTTGAGCCGCTTTTCTCAAGTCCGCCAGAGCGCCTTTTTTATCTGCTAGTTCAGCTTTAGCTAAACCGCGATCGCGATATGCTTCTGCATAATCTGGGGCAATTTCAATCGCTTTAGTGTAGCTTTCTAAAGCTGCTGACCACTGCTGCAATTGACTGTAGTTTAAACCATTTTGGTAGAAAGCTTCAGTCGTTTTCTCGTCTAGCTTGACGGTTTCAGGAGCATTTGTAATACACGACCATTTATTCATTTTATCAGCAATTGCCGCTTTTTCTTGGGCCCAATTTTCATATTGTTTCTCCCATTGTTGTGCGACTTGGAACAATTGAGCATTAAGTGTTTGAGCAACTGTTAATTGTTCGGCAAAATTGAGCATTTCCGTGGTGTTTACTGCTTGTTGTTCCTCCAATTTCGCCATTATTTGTCGATCGCTATCTTGCTGTTGACGGAACTGGATACTAAACTCTTGTAAGTGGGTGATGGGTTCAACCAACTTATCGATTTGCGATCGCGCTTCAGATTGTTCTTTAGTTAGTTTAGATGCTAAAAGTTGTAACTGTCCGACTTCTGTTTGTAAATCTGAGTATTGCTGACGGAATTGAGTTACTTGGGTTTCCATCGCTGACTGCTGATTTTGAATTAGTCTATCTGTTTTATCTACTAGCTGTTTGCGGTTCAGGAAATTAAGAGCTAGAGTTAGGGAAATTGGAATGCAAGCTAAGGCAACTTGATTGTAAAGTAATGCAGGTACAGTAGCTGTGATAGAGCCGATTACCGAGCCAATTTCCGCAATTTCTGGAAAATTAAGTTTAGACATAATACACTCACAAATTTTAAAATAAAATACTTAACCTAAGACAACACCGTTGAGGGATAAAAGTGGAGATAATAAATCAAATTCTTCAGGAGATAAATACTCTCTCATAACTTCCGGCATAACTTGAAAAGTTCTTTTGCAAGTGCGATCAAATTTATAGGATTTAGCGATAGTTGAGTGCCAAATTAGTAAACCCTCGTTCAGGCGATCGCTATCATTAAATAGTAAGGCTGCTGCTGCATATCTTACTAATTGTTCGATATCTTTTTTCCAGGTTGGAGTGAAATCACCAGTAGAATTTATGAAGATTTTAGGGTCAATCGCACGCATTTTTAATTCTGTTAGAGCGATGATTTCATCAGCAGATTCTTTCAACTTTTGATAAGCACT
This genomic stretch from Merismopedia glauca CCAP 1448/3 harbors:
- a CDS encoding serine/threonine-protein kinase, with the protein product MEVPQIIVSQYQITKLLGQGQFGKVFRAVDINTGNIVALKEIEYHKFPTHKFLREVHFLVSLQHPNIVTCQGIKHTKFARYIVMDYCEGGNLREWLDAQEKLSLEQALEVTSNILSGLEYAHSKGIVHCDLKPENILLSQDNLRQKSMISDFGIARLIHDEKTELMGVTGSPAYMAPERYYGKYSPTSDLYAVGVMLFEMIVGDRPFSGLPGKLMVAHLNQPVEVPSTVPFLIKKIITKALQKLPQKRFPSATEMLESIALAAKLEKSAISVSDELPLRAIDLDTLF
- a CDS encoding tetratricopeptide repeat protein, which encodes MSKLNFPEIAEIGSVIGSITATVPALLYNQVALACIPISLTLALNFLNRKQLVDKTDRLIQNQQSAMETQVTQFRQQYSDLQTEVGQLQLLASKLTKEQSEARSQIDKLVEPITHLQEFSIQFRQQQDSDRQIMAKLEEQQAVNTTEMLNFAEQLTVAQTLNAQLFQVAQQWEKQYENWAQEKAAIADKMNKWSCITNAPETVKLDEKTTEAFYQNGLNYSQLQQWSAALESYTKAIEIAPDYAEAYRDRGLAKAELADKKGALADLRKAAQLFFNRGDIDSYHQTRDLTKNLHELRLLEHSFQLEPTTVQGLFS
- a CDS encoding phycobilisome protein; this translates as MLTQLKRLSIEADGRYASPQELQFCDEYFQSLPLRLSAYQKLKESADEIIALTELKMRAIDPKIFINSTGDFTPTWKKDIEQLVRYAAAALLFNDSDRLNEGLLIWHSTIAKSYKFDRTCKRTFQVMPEVMREYLSPEEFDLLSPLLSLNGVVLG